The region CTATGTAACCGCAAATATCCTGCGTGTTGACCCATTCTACGAGCACTTACTTGCAGAATTCTTAGCTTCGCAGCAAGGGGAGTCTAAACCAACGCTAGATTTTGGCGAGAAAATCCTTCATGAATTTACTATTGGCCAAGGAAGCCTTATTGAAGGCAAGCTGCTGCAAGACATCCCATGGCCAGACAAAGTTAGAATTGTAACTATTGATCGCGCGGGTTTGGAAATTATTCCAACTGGACAAACAGAACTGATGGCTCTCGACAAGATTCTTGTTATTTATGATGAGATATATGAAAGTGATGTCATTCTTAAACTAAATGTCATGACTGATTCGTCGGTGTAATACTCGTTACTGGCACAGCGTATGTAAATACGAAGGAGAGGGGCTCAAAATCCTTCTCCTTTTCTTCCAATTCATTAGTTTACATAATATCGATTATCAGACTTTTATATACTATTATATAAATAGTATCAACTGCAATAGTATACAGAGCCTCAATCACATTATTATTACCCAGAAAATGAGCCTCTGAGAGCCTTTCTAAGCCACGATATTAATTGCTTATGAGTAATTACACCTACAGCTCCAGAAACTATACTTGATGCCATGATAAATTTGATGATTTTTCAATTTGATAAGTTGGCGACAATACTGAATCTTTTATTTATAAAATGGTTTTCTTTGTCTATCTCTCTTAAATTTATTTTAAAACTAATCAATTTTTTATAGTTATACTTATTGATAAATCGTCTTGAAATAATTTAATAACAAGAGCTTTATATATTCAATGTTGTGATAATACAAAAATTACACAGCTTAACGCTTCATTGTATGTTTTAACCTTTTACTCCCCTTTTATATATAAAATAAGCAATCTACCTGCATAAATATAATAAATAAGCAGGTAGATTAGGTAAAAATTGTTCTATACAGTCAAACAATATACAATAATTGTATGTCATAAAATCATGGTCTTAAGGAAACCTATGGAAAAACAGGCACTTCTCACCCAATGGCTACATGAACAAGAAATCGCTCATATCAAAGGATGGGATTTCTCTCACATTAGGGACAGATATAAAGAAGAGGATGATCTTCCGTGGGACTTTGGAAGTATCATCAAATCCTATCTACACGATACTGATTATCTATTAGATATGGAAACGGGCGGCGGAGAATTTCTTTTGTCTTTTCTTGCCAATCCTGAACATACTGCAGCAATCGAAGGCTATGCGCCAAACATCAAACTATGCGAAGAAAGACTTCTTCCTTTAGGGATAGATTTTAAGGCAGCTGACGGAGGAGATGAGCTTCCGTTTGAAGATGATTACTTCGATCTTGTTACCAACAGGCACGGTAAATACAACATACAAGAACTAAAAAGAATTCTTAAAAGTGGAGGTATATTTCTTACGCAACAAGTTGGCGCTGAGAATGATAGAGACCTAGTAGAGCTTCTACTAGGCAATGTCGAGCTTCCCTTTCCTAAAGCTTATTTGAGTATTGCCAGACAGGAATTCATAGACAATGGATTTGACATTATTGAGGAAGCTGAAGCCTATAGACCGATAGAATTTTATGATGTAGGTGCTCTCGTTTGGTTTGCAAGAATCATTGACTGGGAATTCCCGTACTTTGAAGTCAAAAAATACCAAGAGAATCTCTTTA is a window of Lancefieldella parvula DSM 20469 DNA encoding:
- a CDS encoding class I SAM-dependent methyltransferase, which translates into the protein MEKQALLTQWLHEQEIAHIKGWDFSHIRDRYKEEDDLPWDFGSIIKSYLHDTDYLLDMETGGGEFLLSFLANPEHTAAIEGYAPNIKLCEERLLPLGIDFKAADGGDELPFEDDYFDLVTNRHGKYNIQELKRILKSGGIFLTQQVGAENDRDLVELLLGNVELPFPKAYLSIARQEFIDNGFDIIEEAEAYRPIEFYDVGALVWFARIIDWEFPYFEVKKYQENLFKAQKIIEQDGVIKGKIHRYYFVARKK